Within Triticum dicoccoides isolate Atlit2015 ecotype Zavitan chromosome 1B, WEW_v2.0, whole genome shotgun sequence, the genomic segment AGATAGATCAAGCGAAACTTTCAGACTGCCTATATTGTTCTCTGCTATTTGTGCTAATATCTCGCGTTTTCCCTGTTGTGGAACTTTAGAGCCATGTTTACGATCACTATCTGGTTTAGGCTTACGTTTTTATCTGGAACTTAATAGATTTGAAGAGGCAGAGAATGATTGCACCGAGGCTCTGAATCTGGATGACCGTTATGTTAAAGCATACTCACGCAGAATTACTGCAAGAAAAGGACTTGGGAAGCTTAAGGAAGCAATGGATGGTATTCTGCGTTTTAACCCTTCTTGATTTTTCTTTTGACAGTGCTTTCCTTGTAAGCTTAATTCTTGTCTTCGTGAACATTGACAACTAGTGTACATTACTTATTTGCATAATAGATGCTGAATTTGCTGTAAGTGTCGATGCTAACAATCCAGAGTTGAGGAAACAATATTCTGAGATAAAGGCGCTACTCATGGAGGTGAGCAGCTATTTACTTCAATTTTCATCTGATGTGTTACCATTAGTGTTCGCATCCAAGCTCTTTGGTCAAATTTTCTATTCATTACTTATGTATCCACATTCAGTCTTAGATGTTGTATTAAAGTATGACTGTCTGAGATGCCCCCTCCCATTGCTTGTAATAAGGAGTTTATTACTTCTGCAGAAAATGGCCAAGAGAAGTTCAGTTCAAGCTAAGCACACAATTTCTGAATCTGATAAAGCTGGAGATAGAAAAAATATCACTTCTCATGCACCAAGTGATCCCCAGAAGGTAGGTTATAGTGTTCTACTGCATGACACGCTGTGTCTTTCCCTTTATAAGGAGTAAAGTTTTCGTAACATGCTTTGTCAGATTAATATAATTCATGCACATGGCTCTGCGATTTTGAAGTAGCCCTCTATTCTGTTTCTTGTAGAGCTGGTTACATTCTACCTGAGGTCTATTCAGCAAACATGTTTGGGTTTGTAATGTCTGATTTAATTCTACAGGACAGTTTCATGGAAGTTGATTCGCCTGGGAGAGCTGCGGCTGGGATCAGAGAATTATCAGGTGGTGTGTCCAAAGGAGGATCTGGTGTAAGCCTCAAAGACAATAACATGCAGGTGCGGTCTGACTAACATTTCTGTCTATCATAAATGCCCATGATATTGTGTCCCCTTATATAGGAGTTGGCTAAAACTAAGAGATGTATGACTTGTGTGTTGGTACTTATCAGCTTATACCATCGCATAGTTTGCATGTCAACGATATAGCCTGCATAGCATATGAGTTGGTCTGCTTGTTCATGCATTTTGCTGAACTATAGTATTTGGTCCTTATGGATATATGAAAAAACTGGTTCATGTATCTGAAGTTCTCAAATCCATCAAAGCTTGGTAGCCGGACTGGCTTCCATTAGCTAACATGTCAATTCAAGCAGAGGAAAGCCTGCCCACTGGGCAAGTTTACCCTTTTTAATTCGGATTTTGATTCTGTGGTGGAGCAGAGTGTTTGGGTGGTTGGAAAACCATGAAGGAGCAGGTAGAGGGCGAGCCCTCCCTAGCCATTGAAGTAATACTTAAAGTTCTGTGTATAGGAGCACATTTATGTTCTACTATTTAGTGCAAATGTGATGTAAAGTACTGATTTTGCACACTTCTTTGGGGAATTTGCAGTAGTGTTGCTGTTACATTTTAATTCTTTAATATAATGCAGCAATCTCGAGATGCTAAACAGAAACCTGGGCCAGAGATATCAGTGCAAGAGCTTGCATCACGTGCTGCTTCACGATATATGTCCAGCACTGTAAAAAGTGTGAAGACACCAAAGACAGCTTATGATTTTGAGGTTTCTTGGAGAGCTATCTCTGATGACCTTACCCAGCAAATACAGTTGTTAAAGGTTTATTCTCAGCCTCCTTTTGGTGTCTTAAATTAATGTCATATGTACACTTCTAATTGTCACTTTCTTACGTGATCAGTCAATTCGACCAGAGAGACTTCCAGAGATTTTTAAGGATGCACTTTCATCAGCTTTTCTGATTGATATCGTGAAGTGCACAGCCTCAATTTTCCGGTGTGCTTGCCTCTTTACGTTTTTTTAAAGTGTTTCTTACATTCTCTTGCAGTTCTCTCATGACCTGTACTGTTATTACCTATTGTTAATTTGTATTATGTACTCAGGGATGATGCAGTGTTAGCAGTTAGCATTTTGGAGAATTTGGCGAAAGTATCTCGCTTTGACTTGATCATCATGTGCCTCTCACCCATGCATAAATCTGGTATGTTTGAACTTGCTGCCCTCGCATCCATCATATGCTTTCCCTTATCATGCCCAGCTGTTTATTATTGTTAGTAGATTGATAGTTCCTCATCCGGTATTCCCTTGGTATTATTTAAAAATCATGAAAGATTATTTGAATTGCATTTGTCTATACTCCTGTGTTGCTGATGTAGTCTAATCCAATGGTGTGGAGATGGATAATCCAAGCGTTATTAGCCATTAGGTCGACTTCTTAGGTTCTGCCACATTGTGCTTTTAGGTTTTTCCAGTAAGAGTGCAAAATTAAAATTTGTCACATGGCAGCCTTGCTGCTCATGTCGCTAGATTGGCACCGCTGGATGCCAGCAACGTGGGACTGCACCTCCCTACCTCCATCTGCGGCTGCTTTTTAGGTGACCTTCCTACCATCCATGTTCCCCAATCCATAAATCACGTCCCTGTGAACTTGATNNNNNNNNNNNNNNNNNNNNNNNNNNNNNNNNNNNNNNNNNNNNNNNNNNNNNNNNNNNNNNNNNNNNNNNNNNNNNNNNNNNNNNNNNNNNNNNNNNNNNNNNNNNNNNNNNNNNNNNNNNNNNNNNNNNNNNNNNNNNNNNNNNNNNNNNNNNNNNNNNNNNNNNNNNNNNNNNNNNNNNNNNNNNNNNNNNNNNNNNNNNNNNNNNNNNNNNNNNNNNNNNNNNNNNNNNNNNNNNNNNNNNNNNNNNNNNNNNNNNNNNNNNNNNNNGTGGAGCAGTGGAGGGCGGAGAACAGGAAAAGGAAGACCAAGAGCTCCGGTGCCGACAGCTGAGCTCTGGATGGTGGCACCGTGGCAGATCCAACGGAGCACCTCAGATGTGCCAGGGCAAAGTCATAATGCTGTATTGGGATATTTAAATGGAAGGGAGGTAGTTTGGAGCTGGTTTGGAGGGGGCGATGGTGGGCCGGAGGTTCCAGATGAGATGGGGGATGGAGAAGCATGGTTAAGTCAGGGTGTGGTGCAGTGTCGAGCGTATAGGCCAGCCGCAGTCTTCTCTAGGCATGGTTAAGTCAGGTTGCTACTGTGCACTGCAGATTTGACCGCGAAGCAGTCACCAGTCAGCACTGCTGCGGACTTGATGATTTTGAGGAAGAGAATATACGGAGAGGTTCAAGTGGGCGAATCATCTGAGCTCAGCAGAGGGTTGTGCACATGTTGATATGGAAGTAGTATATTTCGACATGCCTATACATAAACCATTCAATCAAATACTATAAATGCTGATCACCTGAAGGCATCTTAGATTGGGGAACACATCTATATTGAGTTACTGGGATGCCAATTTTTAAATGAGTAGGCTCCCCTCACTAATTCCAGTGACCTGATGATTTCATAGAACTTCCATTTCAGATGAATCTGTGAATTTGGACTTTGGACTTACTAGTGTTAAGTAGTTGCACAACATCATTCATTTGACAATACTCTTTTTGCTGCTGCTTGACTCTTTTCCGGTCAGAACTGCGGAAGATATGGGGTCAGACATTCCTTGTCGAAACTgcatcaccagatcaagttgaagcCCTCAGGCGGCTGCAAGCCAAATACGTTCAAGgaggatggcatgatgacatgttcACTTTGAGCTAATGATGACTTGATGAGGTTGTAAAGGCAGTTCCCTAGAGATCTCTCTCCCCTCTAGTCACCTATACTGGAACACCTTGTAGAATGAATCTTAATTCTAGCTGGAGCAGTGAACCATAGGAGGAATTGATTCTGAAACATCAACAGAACCATATGATTGTGAATCATGTTTTTGAAATTTCCTGGAGCTTTGCTGATTGGAAGGTTGCCTGTGCCTGTGCTTTTCTTTCTCGCATGCATTTGTGCACTTTTGTGCTCTGTTAAGTTTGCAGGGTTCACGGTGGGTTTCTTTTTCTCTGTTGCTTGTTTTCTTCCTTCCCATAGACAAATTCACCGAACTACAGAAACATTATATATTTTCAAGTGGCTTTTTGCATTGAAGCGGTGAACAATTTTACGACATGAACACTTTTTATTTGCCTATGGCAACGGATACCGTAGGTGGTAGATCTGTCTTTCTTTCCTAATTCCACTCCACCAGCTCACGGTATGTAGATCTGACTTCTCCGGCATCGCCGGAGCGGAGTAGATCTGACTCCTCCGGTATTGCCGGAGCGAGATGGAGATCTGCGATCCAGTGAGCATCCGGCATCGCCGGANNNNNNNNNNNNNNNNNNNNNNNNNNNNNNNNNNNNNNNNNNNNNNNNNNNNNNNNNNNNNNNNNNNNNNNNNNNNNNNNNNNNNNNNNNNNNNNNNNNNNNTCCTCCGGTATTGCCGGAGCGAGATGGAGATCTGCGATCCAGTGAGCACGGGGATGCGCTTTGGCTGACAAGCCACAAGGTTTCGGTCCGTCTGGTTGTTTTGCAACCGGCCgcttagagcatctacaattgGACCCATATCCACCCCAAAAAGCCCGTGCTGTTTGATCATGGCGGTTCCTATTCCACACGTAGGTCCtgtctagttttttttttttttgaggagtaGGTCCTGTCTAGTGACCTAGCGCATACCCCCCGCTTGTATGGGCCGGCCCAGTACGGTTTATTTTCCACCTGGTATTGAGAAGGTTCTAGAACATTTGTTGAAtggttttctctttcttttttttggttttttcctcTGATTTTTCTTTCTCATTTTGTCCTTATACATTTTATTTTGTACACTTTCTTTTTCATTTTCTAtttcgtttttatttttcttttcgttttcttttcctcatttatttctttcttttcttatttttcttttacaTATGTGCGAACATCTATTCAAATTAGTGAACATTTTCTAAACCATGAATATTTTTTGGaaagaacatttttcaaatttgcgaacatttttttattgaaaccgtgaacattttttgaacttgaACATTGCCTATATTTTCACGCACATTTGTTTGAAATTGTGAACATGTTTTACAATTGTGCGAAAAAAATTCTGAAATCGTGAACCCTTTTTTTGAATCAGCAGAACATTTTTTCAAtagatgattttttttattttgtgaatagTTTCTTAAATTCACGAACATTTATTTATATTCTTTTGGAAAATGCATGAaggtttttcaaatccatgaacatgtttctaaaatttgtgaacatgttttgaaattcatggacatttatttatatattttttgaaaatgcatgaacatttttgaaatcatgaaatttCTGATGGGTCCGATCTATCTGATCCAACGTGGCAATCGCGTTCGGGCCTTCCCCTATCCTCCCGAATATGGGCTGGACACGAGGGTTGCTGGCCAGCCCAGACGAATAGGGCTGGTTTGAGGGGGATGGCTGGCTCACGATTTTGTGAACTAACACCGACTAGACCGTCCACCCAAACGTTTTATGGGGCATTTGAGAAGCTTGACTGTATATGCTCTAAAATATGCTTAATTCACAGTTCCTACCGAGCCCAATAACAAGAGAGGATtcgctctaaaaatatgagttcaCATCAAAGATGAGAAATATCACAATTATAACACACGAAAAATGTTTTGCGAAGTTTTGATGGATAGAGATATTGAAGGACTGTATTTCAAATGATTAAAAAAATTCTCaagtttaaaaaaatagaaaaaaatatgtTAAAATTATACATAATTCGCGACGGATCTTTTTTGTTGGCAGCGGCCTTGCGAGCTTGGTGTTGCTATCAGTTTGGTTGTACTTGTTGCGTTCAGGGTGTATCGTTCGGATCCCTATAAAGCAGCGATTGTCCCGATACGCGGAACCAGTTAGCTAGGCGTAGACGTATTCGGTTCGGGTGCGGCGTGTTGTTGTTTTTCGTTTTTCGGCACATCTCCGACTCTGCTCCACCACGATTTGGTATCTCTGAATATTAGTTTCACTATTATCGTGCAATCGCATTGTATGGTCTGTCACAGttaatttttttttagaaaataatAATTTTGTTTGTTGGAGGAAACAAAATCGATTTATGCTGTTTTGAAATCTGTTGGGGAAGGCTCGATCGATACACATACACTATCCTAAAATATGAAACTGTATATCGTAAAAGGCTTGTTTAGGAGTTTGCAGGTTCATCTTTTTCTATTTTTCATATCTTTATCAAACGCATTGTTTGTTCTAAATAAATTTCTTTGTCTTATATGCCTTAGTTACGGAGGAACTCGGATAAAGGTCCAATGGTATGTGTTTTTGCATAATTATATTTATGTTATCATGCCTTTGTTAGGCAGGAATGCGGATATATGTCGCAGATAGTTTGTATCCTTGCATAGAATTCAGAGAAAATTATTCAAAAAATAAATTTCTTCTTTCTTGGACTTGCAACTTATATATGTTGTTCTCTATCAAATCGATAGTGTTGCGTATTTTAATTTTTTGGATGATTGTTCTAGGAAGCAAAATTCCCCTTCGGTGAAATTGCAACTTATATAGATGGCTTGCCGTCAAATCGACAGTATAGCAGTGATCTTAATTTTATGAGATGCAGACATGTTTTTTCACAGTTGTTGCCGAGCCCAATAACAAAATAGGATTCATTCTAAAAACGTGAGTGCATAACAGAGATGAGAAATGTCACAATTATAATACACGAGAAACGTTGCGCGAAGTTTTGGTGAATAGAGATATCGAATGACTATATTTGAAATGATTAAAAAAAATTCTCAGGTTTAAAAAATATGGTAAAAAATATGTTAAAATTTATACATAATTCGCGACGGATCCTTTTTGTTGGCGGCAGCTTTGCGACACTGGTGTTGCTATCAGTTTGGTTGTACTTGTTGCGTTCGGGGCGGGTCGCTCGGATCCCTATAAAGCAGCGACTGTCGCGATACGCGGAACCAGTTAGCTAGGCGTAGACGTATTCGGTTCGGGGTGCGGCATGTTGTAGTTTTTCGTTTTTTCGGCACGGCTCCGACTCTGCTCCACCACGATATGGTATCTTTGTAGATTAGTTTCACTATTATCATGCAATCTCTTTGTATGGTCTGTCGcagtttattttttttgttttgagaAAATAATATTTTTGACTGTTGGAGGAAACTCAGTCGATTTACGCTGTTTTGAAATCTGTTGGGAAAGCTCGATCGATACACATACACTGTCCTGAAATATGAAACTGCATATCGTAAAAGGCTTATCTAGGAGTTTGCTGGTTCatctttttctgtttttcatatCTTTATCAAACGCATTGTTTGTACTAAATAAATTTCTTTGTCTTATCATGCGTTAGTTATGGAGGAACGCGGATAAAAGTCCAATGGTCTGTGTTTTTGCATAATTATATTTGTGTTATCATGCCTCTGTTAGGCAGGAATGCAGATATATATCATAGATAGTTTGTATCCTTGCTTAGAACTCAGGAAACATTATTCAGAAAACAAATTTCTCCTTTACCGGACTTGCAACTTATATATGTAGTTCCCTGTCAAATCGATAGCGTAGCGTATTCCAATTTTCTGGGTGATTGTTCTAGGAAGCAAAAATCTCCTTTGGTGGAATTGCAACTTATATAGATGGCTTGCTGCCAAATCGACAGTATAGCAGTATTACCACTATATAGCAGTGATCTCAATTTTATGAGATGTAGACATGTTTTTTCACAGTTGCTGCTGAGTCCAATAACAAGAGATGATTCACTCTAAAAACATGAGTCTATAACAGAGATGAGAAATGTCACAATTATAGCACACGAAAAATGTTGTACGAAATTTTGGTGGATAGGGATATCGAAGGACTATATTTGAAATGATTGAAAAAATTCTCAAgtttaaaaaatatgaaaaaatatgTTAAAAATTATACATAATTCGCGACGGATATTTTTATTGGGTGCGGCTTTGTGAGCCTGGTGTTGCTATCAGTTTGGTTGTACTTGTTGCGTTCGGGGCGGGTTGCTCGGATCCCTATAAAGCAGTGACTGTAGCGATACGCGGAACCAGTTAGCTAGGCGTAGACGTATTCGGTTCGGGgtgtggcatgttgttatttttcgTTTTTTCGGCACGGCTCCGACTCTGCTCCACAACGATATGGTATTTCTGAAGATTAGTTTCACTATTATCGTGCAATCTCTTTGTTTGGTCTGTCGCAATTCATTTTTCTTTTGAGAAAATAATATTTTTGTCTGTTGGAGGAAACTTAGTCAATTTACGCTGTTTTGAAATCTATTGGGAAGGCTCGATTGATACACATACACTGTCCTGAAATATAAGACTGCAGGTTCATCTTTTTCTATTTCTCATATCTTTATCAAACTCATTGTTTGTTATAATAAATTTCTTTGACTTATCATGCCTTAGTTACGGAGGAACATGGATAAAGGTTCATTGGTCTGTGTGTTTTTGCATAATTATATTTGTGTTATCATGCCTTTGTTAGGCAGGAATGCGGATATATATCGCAGATAGGTTGTATCCTTGCTTAGAATTCAGAGAACATTATTCAGAAAACAAATTTCTTCTTTGTTGGACTTGCAACTTATATATGTTGTTCTCTCTCAAATCGATACATTGCGTATTTAAATTTTCTGGGTGATTGTTCTAGGAAGCAAAATTATCCTTTGGTGGAATTGCAACTTATATAGATGGCTTGTTGTCAAATCGACAGTATAGCAGTATTTACCACTATATAGCAGTGATCTCAATTTTATGAGATGCAGACACGTTTTTTCACAGTTGCTGCCGAGCCCAATAACAAAAGATAATTCACTCTAAAAACATGAGTGCATAACAGAGATGAGAAATGTCACAATTATAACACACGAAAAACGTTGTGCGAAGTTTTGGTGGATAGGGATATCGAAGGACTATATTTGAAATGATTAAAAAATTCTCAAGTTTAAAAATATGAAAAATATGTTAAAAATTATACATAATTCGTGacgaatattttttattggttGCGGCTTTGCGAGCCTGGGGTTGCTGTCAGTTTGGTTATACATGTTGCGTTCGGGGCGGGTCGCTCGGATCCCTATAATGCAGTGACTGTCGCGATACGCGGAACCAGTTAGCTAGGAGTAGACGTATTCGGTTCAGGGTGCGCCGTGttgttattttttgttttttcggcACGGCGCCGACTCTGCTCCACCACGATATGTTATCTCTGAAGATCAGTTTCACTATTATCGTGCAATCTTTTTGTATGGTCTGTCGCAattcaattttttttagaaaataatTATTTTGTCTGTT encodes:
- the LOC119323070 gene encoding RNA polymerase II-associated protein 3-like, whose protein sequence is MAGRYNRTNYSSYLNYEPMPDATSEKEQGNEYFKQKKFAEAVECYSRSIALLPTAVAFANRAMAYLKLRRFEEAENDCTEALNLDDRYVKAYSRRITARKGLGKLKEAMDDAEFAVSVDANNPELRKQYSEIKALLMEKMAKRSSVQAKHTISESDKAGDRKNITSHAPSDPQKDSFMEVDSPGRAAAGIRELSGGVSKGGSGVSLKDNNMQQSRDAKQKPGPEISVQELASRAASRYMSSTVKSVKTPKTAYDFEVSWRAISDDLTQQIQLLKSIRPERLPEIFKDALSSAFLIDIVKCTASIFRDDAVLAVSILENLAKVSRFDLIIMCLSPMHKSELRKIWGQTFLVETASPDQVEALRRLQAKYVQGGWHDDMFTLS